The Pontibacter pudoricolor genome contains a region encoding:
- a CDS encoding NmrA family NAD(P)-binding protein: MESNNTSASQTPTIVIAGATGHLGGLITQSLLDKGATVRVLVRPESDAGKVNSLQKAGATIWAVDFHNAAELTKACEGANCVVSALSGLHYVIVGIQTLLLDAAVAAGVPRFIPSDFAIDFTKLPYGNNRNLDFRKEFKERLDKAPIAATSILCGMFADLLTGQAPIVLFPIKKVMYYGNPEQLMDFTTIQNTADYTAAAALDPTTPRYLRIAGDVLNAHGLKEAASKAIGEEFGLFRVGGLGLLNTIIKIAKALTPTGKEVFPAWQGMQYMRDMFSGLPKLEPLDNDRYPEIKWITVAEVLSKR; encoded by the coding sequence ATGGAAAGTAACAACACATCAGCATCACAAACACCAACTATAGTTATAGCGGGAGCCACCGGGCATCTGGGAGGTCTTATAACACAGTCACTTCTCGATAAAGGGGCTACTGTACGTGTACTGGTCCGGCCTGAGAGTGATGCAGGTAAAGTAAACTCATTGCAAAAAGCAGGCGCGACTATCTGGGCAGTAGATTTCCATAATGCTGCTGAATTAACGAAAGCCTGCGAAGGAGCAAACTGTGTGGTTTCGGCCTTATCGGGGCTGCATTATGTTATAGTTGGTATCCAGACGTTGTTACTAGATGCGGCTGTTGCAGCCGGTGTGCCCCGCTTCATCCCTTCCGACTTTGCCATTGATTTCACAAAGCTGCCTTATGGCAATAACCGCAACCTGGATTTCAGGAAAGAATTTAAAGAGCGTTTAGACAAAGCTCCTATAGCTGCGACTTCTATCTTATGTGGCATGTTCGCCGATCTGCTTACCGGGCAGGCGCCCATAGTTTTGTTCCCGATTAAAAAGGTGATGTACTATGGCAATCCTGAACAACTCATGGATTTTACAACTATACAAAACACAGCCGACTATACCGCCGCCGCAGCGCTTGACCCAACCACACCGCGTTACCTGCGCATTGCCGGCGATGTACTGAATGCACATGGTTTAAAAGAAGCTGCTAGTAAGGCTATAGGAGAAGAGTTTGGTTTGTTTCGGGTTGGTGGTTTGGGCTTATTGAATACCATCATCAAGATTGCAAAAGCGCTTACACCTACTGGTAAAGAAGTATTTCCAGCCTGGCAGGGCATGCAATACATGCGCGATATGTTTAGTGGCCTGCCAAAACTGGAACCCTTAGATAACGATCGCTATCCTGAAATAAAATGGATCACGGTAGCTGAAGTGCTGTCTAAACGATAA
- a CDS encoding YceI family protein, translating to MKIFNSIKLLSVFSLLLGLSFGNTLLAQDQYKLAGKPELKVKGTSTLHDWEMTSVQALGKAEMILEGNTLKNVKSASVTMKTQSVKSGTDKMDDLAYESLKAAKFPDIVFTLTSFRVLDNNRALAVGNLTIAGTTKPVTFNVETGTKSGLIQMAGEANIKFTEFGIKPPTALLGTVKTGNDLKLIFKVSFQQTSTYTKN from the coding sequence ATGAAAATCTTTAACTCCATAAAACTGCTGAGCGTGTTTAGCCTCCTGTTAGGACTAAGCTTTGGTAATACGCTTCTCGCCCAGGACCAGTATAAGCTGGCCGGAAAGCCCGAACTTAAAGTAAAGGGCACCTCTACCCTGCACGACTGGGAAATGACATCGGTGCAGGCCCTTGGCAAAGCCGAAATGATACTGGAAGGCAACACACTTAAAAACGTGAAGTCTGCTTCTGTAACCATGAAGACCCAGTCTGTTAAGAGCGGCACCGACAAAATGGATGACCTGGCCTACGAGTCGCTGAAAGCTGCCAAGTTCCCTGATATCGTGTTTACCCTGACCTCTTTCCGCGTCCTGGACAATAACCGCGCGCTTGCTGTAGGTAACTTAACTATAGCCGGTACTACAAAGCCAGTAACCTTTAACGTGGAGACAGGCACAAAATCAGGACTTATACAGATGGCAGGCGAAGCGAACATCAAATTCACGGAATTCGGAATTAAACCACCAACTGCACTTTTAGGCACTGTAAAAACCGGAAACGACCTTAAACTGATCTTCAAGGTAAGCTTCCAGCAGACTTCAACTTACACAAAAAACTAA
- a CDS encoding glycosyltransferase family 39 protein: MSFTSRVAYWCLYGCFRIGFLLSGYNLFSEEAQYWLWSKHPDWAYYSKPPLIAWVNLLTSSIFGSHELVIRMTALTFGAATLYALYKVSLLLFDDKLLASLATMILSIMPYFMLASTFFTTDSLLLFFWVTTLYFFLKALQHNTLRYWMLTGLSFGLGCLSKQAMLFFLLFLLVPFFLRGGKRYLAGQTLVLTLVLAFNLPQFWWNYNHNWIMQRHLMQLAGAGSEMVIPHTAKNLAELFGGFILMNSPFFLLLLLRVLSFKFRPFPPADKQKLTLLLIPTVGSLLLFTCVALVKRVEVNWYNIGCLLLPIGIAYLIVQEKRFLQARIAFCLTGVCWLFFLYPMLQDYTGLSRIVTVRNDGLKRLAGWQQLGQRVKQLSTKHATLAPFQITGIDYQVTSLLAFYSGNTNVRCICDAKKYNQFVIWSASGWPKIPQNTIFVTDRADLPAHLYLHYDLVEAKQVPIIYRKHALYTYTIYVLRAKPASSYTLSRPQPF; encoded by the coding sequence ATGTCCTTTACTTCCCGGGTTGCTTACTGGTGCCTGTACGGTTGCTTTCGAATAGGATTCCTGCTTTCAGGATACAACTTATTTTCGGAAGAAGCGCAGTACTGGCTCTGGTCTAAGCATCCGGATTGGGCTTATTACTCAAAGCCACCTCTTATAGCCTGGGTAAACCTGCTAACCAGTTCCATTTTCGGAAGTCATGAACTCGTGATCAGGATGACGGCCTTAACTTTTGGGGCTGCCACGCTTTACGCACTGTATAAGGTCAGTCTGCTGCTTTTCGACGATAAACTGCTCGCGTCTCTGGCCACCATGATTCTCAGCATAATGCCCTACTTCATGCTGGCTTCCACCTTTTTCACCACCGACTCGCTGTTACTTTTCTTTTGGGTAACTACGCTTTACTTCTTCCTGAAAGCTTTGCAACACAACACGTTGCGTTATTGGATGCTTACCGGACTTAGCTTCGGGTTGGGCTGCCTTTCGAAGCAGGCCATGCTTTTCTTCCTGCTCTTCCTGCTGGTGCCCTTCTTTCTTCGGGGCGGCAAGCGTTACCTGGCCGGGCAGACATTGGTACTGACGCTTGTGCTGGCTTTTAACCTGCCGCAATTTTGGTGGAATTACAACCACAACTGGATCATGCAGCGGCACCTGATGCAGTTGGCGGGAGCCGGATCGGAAATGGTCATTCCCCACACAGCAAAGAACCTGGCAGAGCTTTTCGGCGGTTTTATTCTAATGAACTCGCCCTTCTTCCTGCTCCTTCTTTTGCGTGTCTTAAGTTTCAAATTCCGGCCTTTTCCCCCAGCAGATAAACAAAAACTCACGCTCCTTCTTATCCCAACTGTCGGAAGCCTGCTGCTGTTTACGTGCGTGGCGCTGGTGAAGCGCGTAGAGGTTAATTGGTATAACATAGGCTGCCTGCTACTCCCGATTGGAATTGCCTACCTGATTGTACAAGAAAAACGTTTTCTGCAAGCACGTATAGCCTTTTGCCTGACAGGCGTATGCTGGCTGTTTTTCCTCTATCCTATGCTGCAGGATTATACAGGACTGAGTCGTATAGTTACGGTGCGCAACGATGGCCTAAAGCGCCTGGCGGGGTGGCAGCAACTAGGGCAACGGGTAAAGCAATTGAGTACCAAACATGCTACCCTGGCTCCATTTCAGATAACCGGCATAGATTACCAGGTGACTTCGCTGCTGGCATTTTATTCGGGCAACACCAACGTGCGCTGTATCTGCGATGCTAAAAAGTATAACCAGTTTGTGATCTGGTCGGCCAGCGGCTGGCCGAAGATTCCCCAGAACACCATTTTTGTAACCGATAGAGCCGACTTACCTGCACATCTGTACCTGCACTACGACTTAGTGGAGGCGAAGCAGGTGCCTATTATTTACCGCAAGCACGCGCTCTACACCTACACCATCTATGTGCTGCGGGCTAAGCCCGCGTCTTCCTACACGCTTTCCCGACCTCAGCCATTCTAG
- the nfi gene encoding deoxyribonuclease V (cleaves DNA at apurinic or apyrimidinic sites): MSYFRRFDYPAPDPVILARLTEQQREMQERIILQKPDFDLKLIAGCDSSFIGEDTILSAFVLLTYPELELIEKVYHVGAVELPYIPGFLAFREAPNLLKAYEKLQQKPDLIMVDGHGISHPRRLGIATHLGIHLNKPTMGVAKKVLVGKYKEPATSKGSISPLIYKDEIIANVLRTKDNVKPVFVSPGHLMDLETATTIAMACAIKHKLPEPTRLADHYAAVFKSEV; the protein is encoded by the coding sequence ATGTCTTATTTCCGACGCTTCGACTATCCTGCGCCTGACCCGGTTATACTTGCCCGGTTAACCGAACAACAGCGTGAAATGCAGGAGCGCATTATACTCCAGAAACCTGACTTTGACCTGAAACTGATTGCCGGCTGCGACTCCTCTTTTATTGGAGAAGACACGATACTCTCGGCTTTTGTGCTGCTCACTTACCCGGAACTGGAGCTGATAGAAAAGGTGTACCATGTTGGAGCTGTGGAGTTACCTTATATTCCCGGTTTCCTGGCTTTCCGGGAAGCACCCAACCTACTGAAAGCGTATGAAAAGCTACAGCAGAAGCCCGACCTGATTATGGTGGATGGCCACGGCATTTCGCACCCGCGCCGCCTGGGCATTGCCACACACCTGGGTATCCATTTAAACAAACCAACGATGGGTGTGGCCAAAAAAGTGCTGGTAGGCAAGTATAAAGAGCCCGCTACAAGCAAAGGTTCTATCTCGCCACTGATCTATAAAGATGAGATAATTGCCAATGTGCTCCGCACCAAGGACAATGTAAAGCCGGTATTCGTTTCGCCAGGGCATTTGATGGACCTTGAAACGGCTACAACTATAGCCATGGCCTGCGCCATAAAACATAAGCTACCGGAACCCACCCGCCTGGCCGACCATTATGCTGCGGTGTTCAAAAGCGAAGTGTAG
- a CDS encoding dienelactone hydrolase family protein — MENYTFNDTVQINIHQVALTGDIIVPEGATGLIVFSHGSGSSRLSERNRFVAEQLQQAGFATLLFDLLTPEEDRDQAKRFDIPLITQRLVDTGYWIQENLLLNELTIGFFGASTGAASALRAAAALGPDVIKAVVSRGGRPDLADEVLPEVKSPTLLIVGGNDEPVIGMNQQAYDRLQCEKRMEIVPGATHLFEEPGTLEKVAQLATDWFKKYL, encoded by the coding sequence ATGGAGAACTATACTTTTAACGACACGGTACAGATTAATATACATCAGGTAGCCTTAACAGGAGATATTATAGTTCCTGAAGGTGCAACGGGCCTTATCGTTTTTTCGCATGGCAGCGGCAGCAGCCGCCTCAGTGAGCGCAATAGGTTTGTAGCAGAACAGCTTCAGCAGGCAGGGTTTGCCACCTTACTCTTCGACCTCCTCACGCCTGAAGAAGACCGGGATCAGGCAAAAAGATTCGACATACCCCTAATAACACAGCGCCTAGTAGATACAGGCTATTGGATACAGGAAAACCTGCTGCTCAACGAACTTACTATCGGTTTTTTTGGAGCAAGTACCGGGGCTGCATCAGCTTTAAGGGCCGCGGCTGCGCTTGGCCCCGATGTCATAAAAGCAGTTGTAAGCCGGGGCGGGAGACCAGACCTGGCAGATGAGGTATTGCCTGAAGTAAAATCGCCCACCTTGCTTATAGTTGGCGGAAACGATGAACCCGTTATCGGAATGAATCAGCAGGCATATGACAGGTTGCAGTGCGAAAAAAGGATGGAAATTGTGCCCGGCGCCACGCACCTCTTCGAAGAACCCGGAACCTTGGAAAAAGTAGCCCAGCTAGCTACAGACTGGTTTAAAAAATACCTGTAA
- a CDS encoding GDSL-type esterase/lipase family protein, translating into MILFTKFILFCFAMLLPTIVWAQPKRIMCLGNSITQGNNDYASYRFELWKMLVEAGTDFAFVGSHNTNYGGQSPAFGTQLQGQTFTNYNEGHWGWSADQILNGNNEQPASGKLNDWLTSYTPDFVLMHLGTNDMFRNQPIDETLNELREVVGIIRKTNPTVTILLAKLIPADAGTAGPEAANNIILFNEEIPELVQELSSAASPVLLVDQFTGFDAATGADTWDGIHPNTSGEVKMAQRWFDTLYPLLVQSLPVTLLSFDATLTIDGKVQLSWETASEQNNAYFEVERSTDSLHFMAIDKVPGNGTTQTRSTYSLLDKTPRPGTLYYRLRQVNADGNHTFSDIIHIYNTVQENVLYIYPTISQNKDIVILTQHLQPNIALEFTIYTANGSVASTIQAKTDAAGNYRNILEPASLEGHGLYFIKLVAGDKVMQGKFIVSPAY; encoded by the coding sequence TTGATCCTGTTCACAAAGTTCATCCTTTTTTGTTTCGCAATGCTGCTACCAACTATAGTTTGGGCTCAGCCAAAGCGTATTATGTGCCTGGGCAATTCCATAACCCAAGGCAACAACGACTACGCCAGTTACCGGTTTGAACTTTGGAAGATGCTTGTTGAAGCAGGCACCGACTTCGCGTTTGTAGGTTCTCATAACACGAATTACGGAGGCCAGTCGCCGGCTTTTGGCACCCAACTGCAGGGGCAGACTTTTACAAATTATAACGAAGGGCACTGGGGATGGAGCGCTGACCAGATCTTAAACGGCAACAACGAGCAGCCCGCCTCAGGAAAATTAAATGACTGGCTCACCAGCTATACGCCCGATTTTGTTCTGATGCACCTTGGCACCAACGATATGTTCCGGAATCAGCCTATAGATGAGACATTGAATGAGCTCCGGGAAGTGGTTGGGATCATAAGGAAAACGAACCCGACTGTAACCATACTACTAGCCAAACTTATTCCTGCTGATGCAGGTACTGCCGGGCCTGAAGCAGCAAATAATATCATCCTTTTTAATGAAGAGATTCCGGAACTGGTACAGGAATTAAGCTCCGCTGCATCGCCGGTTCTGCTTGTTGACCAGTTTACAGGATTTGATGCTGCTACCGGGGCAGACACCTGGGATGGTATACACCCGAATACAAGCGGAGAAGTGAAAATGGCGCAGCGTTGGTTTGATACTTTATACCCTTTACTGGTGCAGTCATTGCCTGTTACTTTACTGAGTTTTGATGCGACACTGACAATCGACGGCAAAGTACAACTAAGCTGGGAAACAGCGAGCGAACAGAATAACGCTTATTTTGAAGTAGAGCGCTCCACTGATTCACTGCACTTCATGGCTATAGATAAGGTGCCTGGAAATGGAACTACACAGACAAGATCTACCTATAGTTTACTGGACAAAACACCCCGGCCCGGCACCTTGTACTATAGATTAAGACAGGTAAATGCGGATGGCAATCATACCTTTTCCGATATTATACATATCTACAATACCGTACAGGAGAACGTACTTTATATTTACCCGACTATAAGCCAGAACAAAGACATCGTTATTTTAACGCAGCATCTGCAACCCAACATAGCCCTGGAATTTACTATTTATACAGCCAACGGAAGCGTGGCAAGCACTATTCAAGCCAAGACAGATGCTGCAGGAAACTATAGGAACATCCTGGAACCGGCTAGTTTGGAAGGTCACGGGCTATACTTTATAAAGCTGGTAGCAGGCGATAAGGTAATGCAGGGTAAATTTATAGTTTCGCCGGCTTATTAG
- a CDS encoding NADP-dependent isocitrate dehydrogenase yields the protein MTTKASKIIYTITDEAPALATRSFLPIVQAFTKAADIEVETRDISLAGRIIAAFPENLTAEQKQNDDLAYLGDLAKTPEANIIKLPNISASIPQLTEAIKELQAQGYNIPDYPADPKNDAEKDAKARYAKILGSAVNPVLREGNSDRRVADAVKQYAKKHPHSMGAWSSDSKTHVAHMSGGDFYGTEQSVVVDKATDVRIEFVGANGTTSVLKDKVALKAGEVMDSSVMSKNALRSFLEKEVEDAKNNNILLSLHLKATMMKVSDPIMFGHAVTVFFKDTFAKHAATFKEIGVDANNGLGDVYAKIQNLPAEKRAEIEADLKAEMANRPELAMVNSDKGITNLHVPSDVIIDASMPAAIRSSGKMWGADGKLHDTKAIIPDRSYAQIYQEVIQFCKENGAFDPTTMGTVPNIGLMAQKAEEYGSHDKTFEMAEAGTVRIVDANGNTLMEQKVEQGDIFRACQTKDLPIQDWVKLAVTRARITNTPAIFWLDPQRAHDSNLIKKAEKYLQDHDTNGLEIKIMSPVEAMRYTCERAKAGKDTISVTGNVLRDYLTDLFPIIELGTSAKMLSIVPLLDGGGLFETGAGGSAPKHVEQFIEENYLRWDSLGEFLALAVSLEDLAYKTKNEKAEVLAEALNKANAEFLEKDKSPARKVGGIDNRGSHFYLAMYWAQALAEQTKNQELKDRFTKLAQELTDNEQKIVDEQIAAQGKPVDIGGYYHPNEEKTSKAMRPSETLNAALANF from the coding sequence ATGACTACAAAAGCATCAAAAATTATCTATACTATAACTGATGAAGCGCCGGCGTTAGCTACGCGTTCATTCTTACCTATAGTTCAGGCTTTCACAAAAGCTGCTGATATTGAAGTAGAAACGAGAGACATTTCATTGGCTGGCCGTATCATCGCTGCCTTCCCGGAGAACCTGACGGCAGAGCAGAAGCAGAACGACGACCTGGCGTACCTGGGCGATCTGGCTAAAACGCCGGAGGCGAACATCATCAAATTGCCAAACATCAGTGCCTCTATCCCACAGCTTACGGAGGCCATAAAAGAGCTTCAGGCGCAGGGCTATAACATTCCGGATTACCCTGCTGACCCAAAAAATGATGCAGAGAAAGATGCGAAAGCGCGTTATGCAAAGATCCTGGGCAGTGCTGTAAACCCGGTATTGCGCGAAGGTAACTCTGATCGCCGGGTGGCGGATGCCGTGAAGCAGTACGCTAAAAAACACCCACACTCGATGGGTGCCTGGTCATCAGATTCTAAAACGCACGTGGCTCACATGAGCGGCGGCGACTTCTATGGCACAGAGCAGTCTGTTGTGGTTGACAAAGCGACGGATGTGCGCATCGAGTTTGTTGGCGCGAACGGCACAACTTCAGTGCTGAAAGACAAAGTGGCTCTGAAAGCCGGCGAAGTGATGGACTCCTCGGTGATGAGCAAAAACGCGCTTCGTTCTTTCCTGGAGAAAGAGGTCGAAGATGCGAAGAACAACAACATCCTGCTGTCGCTGCACCTGAAGGCAACCATGATGAAGGTGTCTGACCCTATTATGTTCGGCCACGCGGTAACCGTTTTCTTTAAAGATACTTTTGCCAAGCACGCCGCTACTTTTAAAGAAATTGGCGTGGATGCCAATAACGGATTGGGCGATGTGTATGCCAAAATACAAAACCTTCCTGCAGAAAAGCGTGCAGAAATTGAAGCTGACCTGAAAGCGGAGATGGCTAACCGCCCTGAACTGGCGATGGTAAACTCTGACAAAGGCATTACTAACCTGCACGTACCAAGCGACGTGATCATCGACGCCTCTATGCCGGCAGCGATTCGTTCGTCTGGTAAAATGTGGGGAGCTGATGGCAAACTGCACGACACCAAAGCGATCATTCCGGACCGTTCGTATGCACAGATTTACCAGGAAGTGATCCAGTTCTGCAAAGAGAACGGCGCTTTCGACCCGACAACGATGGGTACTGTGCCGAACATTGGTTTGATGGCGCAGAAAGCGGAAGAGTATGGCTCGCATGACAAAACATTCGAAATGGCGGAAGCCGGTACGGTGCGTATAGTTGATGCGAACGGCAACACGCTGATGGAGCAGAAAGTAGAGCAGGGCGATATTTTCAGAGCTTGCCAGACCAAAGACCTGCCTATTCAGGACTGGGTGAAGCTGGCTGTTACAAGAGCAAGAATTACCAACACACCTGCTATCTTCTGGTTAGACCCGCAGCGTGCACACGATTCTAACCTGATCAAGAAAGCAGAAAAATACCTGCAGGACCACGACACGAACGGTCTTGAGATCAAGATCATGTCTCCGGTAGAAGCGATGCGTTATACGTGCGAGCGTGCCAAAGCTGGTAAAGACACTATCTCGGTAACCGGTAACGTACTCCGCGACTACCTGACTGACCTGTTCCCGATCATCGAACTTGGTACAAGCGCAAAAATGCTTTCTATCGTTCCGTTGCTGGATGGCGGTGGTCTGTTCGAGACAGGTGCCGGTGGATCTGCACCGAAGCACGTGGAGCAGTTTATCGAAGAAAACTACCTGCGTTGGGATTCGCTTGGTGAGTTCTTAGCCCTTGCTGTATCGCTGGAAGACCTGGCTTACAAGACCAAAAACGAGAAGGCAGAGGTATTGGCAGAAGCGCTGAACAAAGCCAACGCTGAGTTCCTGGAGAAAGATAAGTCGCCGGCCCGTAAAGTGGGTGGTATCGATAACCGTGGCAGCCATTTCTACCTGGCGATGTACTGGGCACAGGCACTTGCCGAGCAAACCAAAAACCAGGAACTGAAAGACCGCTTCACGAAACTGGCGCAGGAGCTGACCGACAACGAGCAGAAGATCGTGGACGAGCAGATCGCAGCACAAGGCAAGCCAGTTGATATCGGCGGTTACTACCACCCGAACGAAGAAAAAACCAGCAAAGCGATGAGACCGAGTGAAACGCTGAATGCTGCTTTAGCTAACTTCTAA
- a CDS encoding phosphoribosyltransferase, translated as MIRNREEAAEMLADRLEKYKGRDGVVLAIPRGGVPVAAPIAKRLHMPLEVMLIKKIGHPANPEYAIGSVSLDSITIDQTIEVPRDYINAEAERVRESLRKKYKLFMGERKPVQLKDKLVIIVDDGIATGKTLMATIEEVKKQGPDKVIVAVPVAPQAAIERFREEADEVICLLIPPFFQAVGQFYEEFRQTSDEEVIKLLQHQ; from the coding sequence ATGATCAGGAACAGAGAGGAGGCTGCAGAAATGCTTGCTGATCGTCTGGAGAAATATAAAGGCCGGGATGGTGTGGTGCTGGCCATACCAAGGGGAGGCGTGCCGGTAGCAGCCCCCATCGCCAAACGGTTACACATGCCCCTGGAGGTGATGCTTATTAAAAAAATCGGTCATCCTGCCAACCCTGAGTATGCCATTGGCTCCGTTAGTCTCGACTCAATAACTATAGACCAAACTATAGAAGTGCCCCGGGACTACATAAATGCAGAAGCTGAGCGTGTGCGGGAGAGCCTCCGTAAAAAGTATAAACTGTTTATGGGCGAAAGGAAGCCCGTTCAGTTAAAAGATAAGTTGGTTATTATAGTTGATGATGGCATTGCAACCGGAAAAACGCTGATGGCAACTATAGAAGAGGTTAAAAAGCAGGGACCGGATAAAGTTATAGTTGCTGTTCCGGTAGCTCCGCAAGCTGCAATAGAACGTTTCAGGGAAGAGGCGGATGAGGTGATTTGTTTGCTTATCCCGCCATTTTTCCAGGCGGTAGGCCAGTTTTATGAAGAGTTCAGGCAAACCTCAGATGAAGAAGTAATTAAGTTACTACAGCATCAGTGA
- a CDS encoding REP-associated tyrosine transposase, which translates to MGRNYKISDQSQLHFISFATVNWIDVFTRSTYKDIIVDSLNYCVKNKGLEVYAWCIMSNHVHLIIGSQTANQSEIIRDLKKHTSKTIVKAIVDDPQESRKEWMLWMFEREGKRNGNNQTFQFWQQHNQPVELNSNFLMEQKLNYIHNNPVEAGFVREPQNYPYSSAIDYAGQKGMVNIILLS; encoded by the coding sequence ATGGGCCGAAACTATAAAATCAGTGACCAAAGCCAATTACATTTCATCTCATTTGCAACTGTAAACTGGATAGATGTTTTTACAAGATCTACCTACAAAGACATTATAGTTGACAGCCTGAATTATTGCGTCAAGAACAAAGGGCTGGAAGTTTATGCCTGGTGTATTATGTCTAATCACGTCCATCTGATCATTGGCTCACAAACTGCTAATCAATCTGAAATTATCCGCGACCTGAAAAAGCATACTTCTAAAACTATAGTTAAAGCTATAGTCGATGATCCTCAGGAGAGCCGTAAAGAATGGATGCTGTGGATGTTTGAGCGGGAAGGCAAACGTAATGGTAATAACCAGACTTTCCAGTTCTGGCAGCAGCACAACCAGCCTGTCGAGCTAAACTCAAATTTCCTGATGGAGCAGAAGCTAAACTATATTCATAATAACCCTGTAGAAGCTGGTTTTGTGCGAGAACCGCAGAATTACCCTTATAGCAGCGCTATAGATTATGCCGGTCAAAAAGGAATGGTTAATATTATACTTCTAAGCTAG